One Marmota flaviventris isolate mMarFla1 chromosome 17, mMarFla1.hap1, whole genome shotgun sequence genomic window, GCGTTCAGTTCCCTCATGGGGTCCCATCACAGTCCTCCACATCTCCACATGGCAGAATGCCACCAAAGGAAACATTTCTGTGGCACTGGGCAATAGTGTGCCACTTCCTTGCCTCCTGTGATGGGAGTGAGTTCCAAGATGTTTCTAGTGCTGGTCCTCAAAGAGGGCATCTGGTTCCACTGTAGCTGCTCTCAACCTGATGGTGAACATCTGGCCACCTTTTATCCCATCATGGAACAGAAaacatcccccccaccccctaccctttttttttttaaccagggattgaatccagaggcatttaaccactgagccgcatacccagccctttatttatttgtacttgtagatgaacagaatgcctttattttatttatttttatgaggtgcagAGGaacaaacccagcacctcacgcatgctaggcaagcactctgctgctgagctacagccacagcccctttTTGAGaccaggccttgctaagttgctaaggctgactttgaacctgccatcctcctgcctcagcctcccaagctgctgggattacaggcgtgggccactgtgtCCAGCACAAACATTTCCCTTTTATCTGCAGTGGGACACACTGGCCTTACTATGCTATGAAATCACCAAGGTAGCACTTGCATGCCACCACTCCTGGGAGCTCGCACTCTGCAGGACCAGTCATCAATGTTCCACCTCTGGGAAAGCATCTGGAGATTTGAAATCATCTCTTAAACATCTCCAAGTTTAGTGGGGCAGAATGTGGAGCTAACGCCTTCATGCTGTTAGtacagggtttctcaacctcacTTTTATTGATATTCTGAGCcagaaaattctttttctttttctttttttttttttagttgttgaaggacctttattttatttatttatatgtggtgttgagaatcaaacctagtgcctcacacatgtgaggccagcGCTCTACAACTGAACCATGACCCCAGCCCTGAGCCAGAAAATTCTATTTTGTAGCGGGCGTGGTGGCAGGcttaaagccatcctcagcaacttaaccaggccctgagcaacttagtgagatcctgtctcaaaataaaaaaaataaaaatggctggggatgtagctcagtggttaagtgctcctgggttcaatgcctggtaccaaaaatatatatatattgttgagGGCATCGTAAGAGGTCTAGAAGCATCTCTCAACTTCTTCCCACTGAATGCCAACAGTACTTCTCCCCCATCTACTCCACTCCCAACCCCAGTTATGACAAAAATGTTTCCAGGCAGTGGCAAACATCCCCTTGGGGAAAAATCCCCTCAGGTGAGAATCACTGTCTCAGGGCATTTGGGGCCTGCTGGGAGCTAAGCATAGACAAAGTGCCCTGGCTTCTAGAAGTTTGTACTTTGACCACTAGATAATGACAATGACCTTGGTTTATAGCAGGGGTGGGAAGATAAGCACATAAATTCCAGGAATGCTTCAGGACTTAAAAACCAGGAAGCCAGGACCTCTGCTCTTTTGAGATCTGTGAGCCCACGCTGCTACAGATTTGCACTGGGAAAATGACGCTTGAATATGACCACCCTCACCAGTTTGGAGAGGTAGTGAGTCTGTCATGTGTAGAGCTCTGTAGTTACCATCCCTTGTTTCCCTTTCCCATGGTAAACTTGGAAAAGGGTAGCACCAAAACCCTTGACTGGGAATGAGTAAAATTGTGTGTATGACTTCAGAACACGGGGTCCCAGAAATAACGCAGAGGCAGTCCTTCCACGGCAGCTGGTAGGGTATGTGCAGCGCCCAGGCTCCCTGACATCACACTGGGTCAGGCTGGCACTGTGCACCACACTTGGGGTGTGTTGACTGCAGTCCCCAGGCAGAAGTGGGGAAATTCAAAACAGATTGCTATCTCGCGGCTGTGATTTTCTCGGTCATCTGTGTTAGTTTAGGAGAAAGTTTTCTCATACAAGATGACTCCCAGGAGCTCTGTCAAGAACcagaaactaaataaaaacaacaaaacaacgcGAACCCACTGCCCTCTCAAGAGGCCCAGACAGGATGAAGGGTCTGGTGCCTTTATTGTGTCTGCCTGTGCAGGCCAGACAGGACGGCCAGCGCTGGTCCTGGTGCCAGCCACAGCCCTGTCGATGCTGCCTCCCCTGGGCCCAGAATCTGAGGCACCTGGAAGGGTTATTAGCAGGATTGGAACTCATCCCTCTGCTGGGACTAGATCATAATTACAGTAATTTTCTAACAGAGCTCGGCAGTAGGACTGTTTAATCAGCATCGGACTCCCCTGTGCTCCCAGCCCTCATCACTCAAGGAGAGGAGTGGGATGGCTCTTAAAGAGACAGTGCCCGCCTTTCAGCGTTTAGAACAGATGTGTCCTAATTGGTAGAATATATCTAAGTCTCGTAGCTTACAGCAGGCAGGTTGCATTGCCTCCAACAGACTGCCTCAGGCTCTCACTATTCTGGGCCTTCTGCCGGAGGGACTGGCTGCTGGTGGGCCAGGCTTCCCACACCAACATGGGAAGGAACACACAGTGCTAAAGCACTTATGAAATAAAAGGCCCCTTCAAAACTGATGGTATGAAAAGAAATAGCTTGGGTGAAGGACAAGAAGAAGGGACTTGACTGccacatagaaaaagaaactttgaCTGGTGGCTTCCCACAATCCAAAGATTAGAGAAGCAGCTTGTGTTCCTGCCATTCCTGCCTTACCGTCCTCTACTTGTTATCCATGCCCCTTTAAGTCCAGTgccctttgtttcttctttgcttaTAGACGGAAGTAGACCAGATCTCCCCTGAACCAAAAGTAAAATGTTTGCTTTGCTCCCTGATTGACTTAGGAGCACTGAGTCCTACGGAATGTGGCTCTTGCTATCACTTTGAGCACAAGTTATATTACTGTTCCTTGAAATCAGAGGTCTCCAGCTTTCTAGCTCCAAATGCAGtcatcactgaaccacaactgtCCCTCTCTCAAGATGTTAGGCCTGGCCCCTACTGCCCTGCTGGTAAACCAAAAGCACACTGGGTCTTTGCAGCATTTCCCGAAACAGTTCCTTAGAGAGAAGAGCTGTAGCAAAAGTTGATGAGAAATAAGGTGGGTGGGGGGCTTCCAAAGTGGGTTGAGGAAACCCTCTAGAAAGAAGGCACAGTATTAGGTAAGAAGATGAGGAAGGGGACCCTTATCCACAGTCCAAAGGTTACCTTGAGCCTGGCTGTGCGGCTTCTCCAGAACTGACTCCTGCTGGCAGAGGAGTCTTTGGCCTGGCAAAAACAAGTCTTTGGCTGGCAAATTTGCACACACCACCCCTCACTCAGGATCACTGCCCAGTGCTTAAAGAAGGAAGTGCCATCTTGCACTGTGGTGCTCATCTGGTTGGCTCTAGCCATGTCTCAGCTGGCTGCTAGTACATAAATCCAGAGGCCACAAATGTAACACtcctgcaggctgaggcaggccAGAGGCTGGCCTAGTCCCCTTTCTACCAAGGCCTCCTCACATCCTTCAGGCTCACTATCCACCCTCCACCCCAGGATGTTAATATTCAGCAAGAGCTGAGGGGTATAAACAAACTCACAAACATGGTGCTAACTATGCCCAATCTAAATGTTAAAAGCCTGTGAAGTAAATCAGATAGGATGGGAGGTACCTAGAACTTGGTAGTATGGATTTAAGTCCTCAGCAATCAGAAGCTAAGGACTGTGAATGACCTGATTTCTGAGTACTCAGAAAAGCTCTATAGGGAGATTTTCCCCCCTTGAGTATAGTAGTGGatttaacatgtttttaaagaGATTTGAGGGGCTGTGAATGTACGTAGTtcaatagtagagtgctcacctagcatgtgagagaccctgggcttgatccccagcactgcaaaaaaaaaaaaaaaaaaagtctttggcCTGGCAAatttgcacacacctgtaatcccagctattcgggAGACTGAGAAGTACTGACTGAACTGGTCTGGAGTAGGGCctaggcatgtgtgtgtgtgtgtgtgtgtgtgtctcagtgttactagggattgaactcagggcctcacatatgctaggcaagttctctatcactgagccacgaccccagcccttttaaatttttaatttttttttaaatttcgacacggggtcttgctaaattgccaaggctggcctcacccatgctatcttcctgcctcaacctcccaaagcAGGAACCACAATGTCCAGCCAAACATACTTAATAGTCACATTCAGCTCAGCTTGCTCAGTCAGAAATTGAGTATAAAAAGTCCCTACCTTCCTTCCTCATTGGGCATTGAGAAGGTCAAATAAAGTGATTCATATAAAACTTACTCTTTTTAAGAAAACCTAACCCCTTCCCCCGACCCCAACATACAAACTTCCACCAAATAATCCCTACCTCTGAGCTTAGATCACTTTTCCTAGGTAATAGAAGATTAGACTTGGACTAGGGAAGTAGCTAGCAGAGAAAATATGACTAAAGCAGGCTCTGACCCTGCCTTACACAGCAAATCTAAAcaagaaataatttcattctacAAAACAGCTCAATGGGCCATCCCCTCACCCCAGCTAGCAACTCCCATTTCATAGAAGTCATCCAGCTGTGCTGCACAGACCTGAGCACACACAGGGCAAGAAATACACAAGGGGGGCATATGGTGCTTGTCTGGATGAAGAGGAAAGTCAAGCTTTGCTGTTTTTCTGGTACACAGGCCCATGTTATTAGGAAAGCTCTCTCCTTAGTTCATCTCCTTCCACAGCCCATACTCAACTCATCACAAGACCAAGAGGGGCCAGCGCTGGCCGCAGATTAACTGAGGTGTTGTATGCTCTGCTGCTAATGGACCGTTAAAAAAGGTGGGAGTCAGAAAAATCACATCCACGTCTTTGAACAGTGCCTGCTGTCCTAGCAGCCCAGCCTGCTGGCACAACTAGTTGCTGAGTACCAACTCCAGGAAGAGAAGGGCGAACAGAAGAAGGCCAACCCAGCTTGCTGTTTTTTGGCTGAGTAGGGAATTGACACAGACCACCTCCGGCTCCTGTCTGGAAGTTTCGAGATCAGAGAGCTTCAGGCACAGCTGGGTTCACAGCTGCACCATTTGGAGCATTGGACTCATTAATATTCATGAGCCATCCCCACCAATCGGCAGAGCGGATGCCATTAGCTTAGCATCTGTCGGGTTTTTGTGAGGGTTGTGTATggagtttttttccccttttaaatgaACTTCTTTTGACATTTTGGATTTGCctctgtaggttctctattcttGCCTTGCTCTGCTGCATGATATAAAGAAGAGACCCAGGGGAGGCGGGCAGGAAAGAAGGATGAATACCAGCCAGGGCTTTGCATCTGCCTGTTGACaaactttatttctcttttagcaCCTGGCACCTCAGACAGGCTTCGAGGATGGAAGCAGCATCAGGTAAATTATACCTAACAAGGTTCAtgcccagaactgtgagaagagCTGGATCCTGAGTATTTGGAAGACAATCCTTCCTCCAGTGGTGAACTTGAGCTCACACACAATGCAGGAGAGCTACAGTGCACAGTCCTGAACCATTATTTCCATGCTGATAAATTCATGATTTATGAAAGTAACTACTGCCAGCCCTCACTCCCTCCTTCTCTGCTACAGCTTGTTAGACACAAATTGCAACAACAGTCTTAAATACTTGCATTTTATTTCAGGCCAAAGCCCCTCAACTCTGAACTAAATGCCATGACAGTCCCACAACAGAGGCTGGTAGTAAAAGAAACCACCGACAGGCAGGTTCACTAGAGGGGGGAGGAGTGGGCTAGAGGGGTAAAAGCCACACACATGAACCCGAGAGCAGAGCAATGCAGGAAGCCAGCAGCACTGCTCCTACCAGCTCTGGCTCTCAGTGGAGAGGAATTATGGCAGCAGGAGGGCAGAATGCCTCATTGTCTGAAGGAAGGCATGTTGTTTCTCATCTCCATCCCCAGAGCCCTCTTTTCCAGGCAGAAACAAAGCCCGGATGCCCCACTGGACTGAACATACTAATATACAACCTCCCTGCAACACAGCAGAGGGACTCAGTGGCGGATGAAGCCCTGGGGGTAGGGAGCTATTACTAAAGGAGaagaattcaaaaaagaaaagaacccacATTGATCTTGCAGAAAAGATAACCAAGGTTCTGCTTTATAAGCAGAAGGCAGTGACAGCCCAGGACAACCTTTTCCAAAACAAAGCCCCTGATATGCTGCCTTTTCCTCTGACCACCCCTTCTCTCTCATGAGCCATAAGCTACGCATGGCTCTTAGGCTCCACTTAGCCCAACTGAGGTCTTGGGATCCACTGGAAATGCCAGCAACAAGAGTCACAGCACCAGTTCCATTCAGTGGTATTAGTGATGGAAGTCATTCTAAGAGGTAAATGAGAGAGGCCAGCCTCTCTAAAACAAAGTGCTCCAGGGGCTACAGCAAAAACTGATGCCAGCCAAGATGGAAATATAACTATATAAGCATCCCTGTTGGGACAATATTCAATCTGGCAGCTTAGAATCTACCACATATAGGTCCCAAAAACCAGTCACTAGAGGCAGTGCTCCTGAGCCTATAAACAAACACCTGAAGAAACTCAACTCCTGCAACAGTAAAAACAGGGTTCCATTCAAAACCAACAACCTCTGGCCTAACTTACAAACAAGTGTGTGGTGTCTGTTCCTATGGAAGAGGCATGAAGGACAGTCACAACCAACCTCTATGTAGCCAACCAGAGCAGAGGCAACTGTCAGATGCTAAGCAGCCTGACTTCCCCCACACCTGCCCTGTGCCCAAAACTCATGGCCTGCATCTCCTTCATCTGCCTcgaagcagagcagagcagagcagagcagaacaGAACAGAGCTCACTTTTCCCAAACTGAGTCTAACTGATCCAGGTCCAAAGGCACAGCATGGTCCCTTCCCATAGCCTTCCTCACAGGCTGGAGAGCAGAGGTTTCCTCATCAGATCTTGAAAAATCACAGCATGACAATGAAGATTGAGGTGGCAGGGTGGGACTTTCCAAGGAAGGAGCCTCAGAGTCAACCACAGGAACCCACACTTCTAAAGGGTCCTTCTCTTCACTGGGAGGTGGTGAGGGAGAGTTCCTCTTCCCTGATCTTGGAAGAAAACAGCAActggaaaagagggaaaaaggaataGAAACTTATGAACAGAGAAGCAAAAATGAATGCACCCAGGCATGGTGgttacacgcctgtaatccagtagctagggaggctaaggcaggaggagcacaaattcaaaatcagcctcagcaacttagtaagaccctgtctcaagataaaaaataaaaatgacttgggatgtgctcagtggttaagtacccctgtgaccaaaaaaaaaaaaaaaaagaatgggtggGCCTAGGGAATAAATAAACCAAAGGTGGTATATTcatgcaatgaaatatttttcagtcataaaagagaataaagtacTGCTAccatgctacaatatggatgaacttgGGAAAATATTAcactaagtggaaaaaaaaaaaacagttatgcAAAACCATGTATGACTCCTCATGTGTGAACTGTCCTAGTAGGAAAATTCATAGAAAGTAGACTCATGGTTGCCAGTGGAGGAATGGAGAGTCAGAGTCACTCTCATGGGTGCAGGGTTTCTTTTTTCAgaacatgaaaatattctcaaatcaACAATAGTGACTCTGTGAATTTACTAAAAACTACTAAAAAGGTAAATTttagtcaggtgcagtggcatacatctataatcccagctactcaagaggcagaggcaagagaataacaagttcaaggccagcctgggcaacttgatgagactgtctcaaaataaaaataaaaagggctggggatatggctcagtgctagagcatgatagcatgtacaaggccctggttcaatgcctaaaaccaccaaaacaaaagaacaaaacaaaacaaaaggtgaATTTTGTATCAATAAAGTTCTTATTGAAAGAGGAGGCaggtaaaaaatattataaataagaaaGCCTTCCCCCTTTTTCTCCCTGGGTTTCAATAAGAGACCCTGCTACCCATTCAGGATGAGAGAATCATGCACTCAGAGAATAAGGTCTTTTGAAAGGCCACTGTAACATTTCTTTCCCTAACAGACACCCTACTGGCCAAGGCAGTAACCCCAACCCCAGATATCTCAAAGAAACACTCCAATTACCTGTTAGGCTGGTCTCCTTTAGCCAAGTGAGAGGCGCTCGACCTCTCTTCCTGGGCCCAGCCACAGTTTGACATAGCATAGTGAAGAATGGCATCAGAAACAGTCATAGGGCTTCGGCCCTGAACACAGGCTTCTATCTCAGGTACTGAGAGCTGGCTTTGCAGGAAGAGGTGCAACTGACTGTCTGATAGGAGGACTACACTCTGCAGGACCCTGAAGTGACACAGGGAGCACAACACAGAGCATCACCCTGAGGAACTGCTCACCATCTCTTTCTCTGATGATCTTCTAGCCAGTGAGCACTGAGGATATGAGGGCACAAGAAAAAGTGCCCAGCACAAATGTGCCTCCATAAACAGGGCAGGGTTTACATCCCCTCTGGCGCCTTttgctgcccccacccccaccccaccactaCCCTGGCAGCCAGGGGTAGGTAGCTCTGCATATCCACTCACTTTTCCAGGAAGTGCTGCAGACCTTGTCGTCGCTTCTCAATGAACTCATCCGAGCTGCCAAAAAAGGCTGACTTGCCAGGAAGTTCAGGTACAGGCCTGTGGAGTCATAGAATGTAACATCCAAGATAAAGGTAATATCCAAGAGAGTCACTCCAGTTTCTGATCAAGGACTCCCTGAAGCCGGGAGCactggtacatgcctgtaatcttagtggctcaggaggctgaggcagaaggagcacgagttcaaaatcagccttagaaacttagcaagaccctgtgttgaaagttcaaaaacagcctcagcaatttagcgagaccgtATCTCAAAtgataaaaagagttggggatgtggctcagtagttaagcatccccagggttcaatgcctggtaccccccccccaaaaaaaagtattcCCTGAAAAGATGCCAAATCAATACAATTAGCTTATACTTATAAGTGCCGTATGTCAGGCACTATGCTCATCATTAacaaacatttcatttaataCTCGAAAAACCACACAGGTGCAATAGTACACACCTCTAATTtcagcaacttgtgaggctgaggcaggaggattattagtttgaggccagcctcagcaacttaataagaccctgtctcaaaataaaaaataaataaataaaatggacacaCAAAGTCTCATGCCTGAAATTTTCTAAAAGTGGCTGAGTTGAAGTAAGTCATCCACCAACTCTTTAAACTTTCCTAGCTTCTAGCCTCTCTTAGGAAAtacaatagtattttttttttttttttttggaccaagTTATTTCAACTTATTTcataagttgctaagactggctttgaacttgcaatcctcctgtctcagcctcctgaaccgctgggattataggcatgcaccaccatgcccagatatacttttttttagagtatgagggattgaacccaggtacactctaccactgagctgaatccccagccctttttagtttttattttgaaacagtgtctcactagttgctcaggctggcagtgaacttgtgatcatcctgcctcagtcttccaagtagcaccaccacacctggctatataacacatactttaaaaaaaaacaacagccaGTCAGGCTcagttgtggtggcacatactATAAggtcagctacttgggagtctaaAGCAGGagtcacaaatttgagaccactatgggcaatttagtaagaatctacctcaaaataaaagggttggggatatagttgagtagcagagcacttgtctagcatgcatggatctctgggttcaattcctaataccacaaaataaaacaaaaaaacaggccTCCTGGAGTAGGTCATTCAACAGGCCATCCATCCATTACCACCTAGCATTTGGGTGTCCattctcaacctcctgagctgaaTGGAAATCACTATTCTCATTCTCTCCACTTTTAGAATGTAACAAGGGGAGTGAGTGAGAAGTGAATAATAACTGTCTTTCCTAAAGTTCTGGTGTATCTCTGGAAAAGGAGTGCtatactaaaaaggaaa contains:
- the Snx11 gene encoding sorting nexin-11 isoform X2 yields the protein MWWGAGGVAVGSWCCSQTNSKAFTAKTSCVRRRYREFVWLRKQLQRNAGLVPVPELPGKSAFFGSSDEFIEKRRQGLQHFLEKVLQSVVLLSDSQLHLFLQSQLSVPEIEACVQGRSPMTVSDAILHYAMSNCGWAQEERSSASHLAKGDQPNSCCFLPRSGKRNSPSPPPSEEKDPLEVWVPVVDSEAPSLESPTLPPQSSLSCCDFSRSDEETSALQPVRKAMGRDHAVPLDLDQLDSVWEK
- the Snx11 gene encoding sorting nexin-11 isoform X1, translated to MGVWCRMSENQEQEEVITVRVQDPRVQNEGSWNSYVDYKIFLHTNSKAFTAKTSCVRRRYREFVWLRKQLQRNAGLVPVPELPGKSAFFGSSDEFIEKRRQGLQHFLEKVLQSVVLLSDSQLHLFLQSQLSVPEIEACVQGRSPMTVSDAILHYAMSNCGWAQEERSSASHLAKGDQPNSCCFLPRSGKRNSPSPPPSEEKDPLEVWVPVVDSEAPSLESPTLPPQSSLSCCDFSRSDEETSALQPVRKAMGRDHAVPLDLDQLDSVWEK